In Candidatus Aminicenantes bacterium, a single window of DNA contains:
- a CDS encoding PASTA domain-containing protein, with product MKSKLLAVLKVAAYAVSYLLIFAAAVFLTMSMLIKGEEVQAPDFKGNTLTQARAKAKQSGVKLKCIAGNFDRHYAPETVIDQFPSPGVKVKEGSFVKVFVTSELVEVLVPDLTGHDLKTVDDLLEKSDLKRRLISYIDSPTAPVDLVISQSVPAGAKVPAGTSVDLLVSKGAADIAFIMPDLIGKNAPRVLAFFENNGLKINNITEVPYPGLRPGVVIKQFPAPGYRISRRNLIGIQVSQ from the coding sequence ATGAAAAGCAAGTTGTTGGCGGTTCTCAAAGTGGCGGCGTATGCCGTTTCCTACCTTTTGATATTCGCCGCCGCGGTTTTTTTGACCATGAGTATGCTGATCAAGGGAGAAGAGGTTCAGGCCCCGGATTTCAAAGGAAACACTTTGACCCAGGCACGCGCGAAGGCAAAACAGAGCGGCGTGAAACTAAAGTGCATTGCCGGAAATTTTGATCGTCACTATGCGCCTGAAACCGTGATTGATCAATTCCCGTCTCCCGGAGTGAAAGTAAAAGAAGGCTCTTTTGTCAAGGTATTCGTGACCTCTGAACTGGTGGAAGTACTCGTACCCGATCTGACGGGCCATGACCTGAAAACCGTGGACGACTTGCTCGAGAAGTCGGATTTGAAACGCCGCCTGATCTCATATATCGACTCGCCCACCGCACCGGTGGATCTGGTGATCAGCCAGTCCGTACCCGCGGGGGCGAAAGTGCCCGCTGGCACCTCAGTGGACCTGTTGGTCAGCAAGGGCGCGGCGGATATCGCCTTTATCATGCCGGACTTGATTGGAAAAAATGCCCCCCGGGTGCTGGCTTTTTTTGAGAACAACGGCCTCAAGATCAACAACATAACGGAAGTTCCCTATCCAGGTTTGCGTCCCGGCGTGGTGATCAAACAGTTCCCCGCTCCGGGATACCGCATCAGTCGGCGTAACTTGATCGGTATCCAGGTGAGTCAATGA
- the rpe gene encoding ribulose-phosphate 3-epimerase → MNPLFPSILSTRYFELAERLDVFSKAGIDWIHLDVMDGHFVDNISFGPATIAAIRSRFDFRFDSHLMVSNPQRWVPRFLEAGSDWISIHLEVVPDPSGLLREIRAAGAGPGLVINPDTPVEKVFPWLPLLDYVLVMSVFPGYGGQSFIPESLGRIRDLKSEIRKRRLTCCIQVDGGINPSMAAQLRAAGADILVMGTALYNAGDIHAVVKQVCSVFNGDA, encoded by the coding sequence ATGAACCCGTTATTCCCATCGATCCTTTCCACCCGCTATTTTGAGCTCGCCGAGCGCCTGGATGTTTTCTCGAAAGCCGGGATCGACTGGATTCACCTGGATGTCATGGACGGCCATTTCGTGGACAACATCTCTTTCGGTCCCGCCACCATCGCTGCCATCCGCAGCCGCTTTGATTTCCGTTTTGATTCCCATCTGATGGTGTCCAATCCCCAGCGCTGGGTTCCACGCTTTTTGGAAGCGGGCAGTGACTGGATATCCATCCACCTGGAAGTTGTTCCGGATCCCTCTGGATTGTTAAGAGAAATCCGCGCCGCCGGTGCCGGGCCGGGGCTGGTGATCAATCCGGATACACCGGTAGAGAAAGTTTTTCCCTGGTTGCCCTTACTCGATTACGTACTGGTCATGAGCGTGTTTCCTGGATATGGCGGCCAGTCGTTTATTCCTGAAAGCCTGGGCCGAATTCGAGATCTCAAATCCGAGATCCGCAAAAGACGGTTGACATGCTGTATTCAGGTCGACGGCGGAATCAACCCGTCCATGGCTGCTCAACTCCGTGCCGCCGGTGCGGATATACTGGTGATGGGGACCGCCTTGTACAACGCCGGGGATATTCATGCCGTGGTTAAGCAAGTATGCAGTGTTTTTAATGGAGATGCCTGA